The Fontisubflavum oceani genomic interval CATCGCTGCCGGGGGCAACATAGCCGCGCTCATCACCAGGGCCGCCAGCTTGGGAACATATCTCATTCGGTCTTCCAGGTGTCTCAGGGTTGCTTTCGTTTGCTCTGGTTCTAACCGCAGAGCGCCGCCGCAGCCACAACCTCAAGCACAACCTCGAACACAATCTCGTTTGATCGCATCGCTCAGGTGATGTGTCTGACCGCGACAGGGTCATAGTGCTCCGACCACATGAGAGGTCATCCCGCATTGCAAAGCTCGCGAATCAACACGTCCGCCCGGCACCCCGCTTGCGCGTAACAAGCATTGCCGGCGGGGCCTCTATGAAAGCCGCCCAATCATAATCTGACCGGGGTGATCTATGGCGCGGAGGTCGCCGCGATCACCTTGAAACCTGCACTGATATAAGGAACGACAATCTCCTTATAGGCTGCCCAAGATGGGTCACTTCCAGCCATGCCGAGAAGGCCCTCGACGCGTGCGTCCTGCACGGTTGCGGCATGCATGATGGCCATCAAGAAATGAAAGCCCCGAATGGCGTCACTATGTTCAAGCTCTGGCAGGGCCCGCATGAAGGCGTCGATATAGAGCTTGGCCACATTGTCGAAACTCTCGCTCATATAGCTGGACAGCGTGCCATCCCAGACCGAGCGCCCAACGAAGGTGGCAAAGTGGCGCCACTGCTCGTTTTCGCCATCAAGCTTGTTGTAATACGGCAGGATGAGCGCGCGGACGAGAGGCTCAACCTCGACATTGTTCCGCCCAACCAACTCTTCGTACTGCTCCAGGAGGACAATCCGCTCGCGATTGAGCTCGCTTGCGCGGCGCTGAATGGTCTCCCTGACCAGCGTCTCTTTCTTGCCGAAATGATAGGCAATCTGACCAACATTCGCGCCAGCATCGGCGGCGATCTCTTTCAAAGTGACGATCTGATAATTCTGCTTGGCGAAAAGCCGTTCGGCGGCGTCAAGCAAACGGTCGGGTGTTTCGATATTATATGCGCGCACGCGCGGGGCTGTCTGGGTCATCGTTCCGCACATCCTCCCAGCAATCTCGCAAGCGCGAGGGCATCGCGTTTCTCACGCAGGATCCGCCGCCGCATCATGGCCCCTGCGACTGTCAGATAACAGACCGCCGCAAAACAGGGCAGAGCGCGACTCTGGTTGATAATAAAAGAAGCTGATCCAAAAATCATAGTCTTAATACGGTTTTTATACCTGATAGCAGTGTTGACAATTGATTTATTAGCCAAAAACATAGTTGCACAAGATAAAGATTCGGAAAATTGGCACGATAGGGGCTTCGGAACGATGTCGGCTTCACTCACTCTCGCGGACATAGAAGGCGCCGAACGGCTTGCCGGGCTAAGCTATACCCCCCAGGAGCGTCAGCAGATGCTGGAAAACCTGGAAGGGCAGATTGCGTCGGCCCAGATGCGGCGGGCTGTGCGGCTTGAGAATGATGAGCCGATGGCAAGCCGCTTTGACCCGCGCCTGCCGCATTTCGTGATGCCGACATCCGCGGGGAAGGCGCAATTCTCCGACACCGATGGCGGGCCACTGCCGGATGATGACGAAGATATTGCTTTTGCGCCGATGACGCAGCTTTCCGCGTGGCTTCGGCAGGGCAAGCTGACCAGTCGGCGGCTCACCGAGATTTATCTGGCCCGTATCGAAGCGCGGAACCAAGACCTTGAGTGTTTCGCCACGGTGACGCCCGACCTCGCGCTCACCGAAGCTGATGCGGCGGACAGTCTCCTTGGTGCGGGAGAATGGCTCGGCCCGCTGCATGGCATTCCTTACGGCCTGAAAGACCTTTTCGACACGCAAAGCATTGTCACGGGCTGGGGTGCGGAACCGTTCCAGAACCGAATCCCCGAAAGTGATGCGGTGATCGTGCAGCGCCTGCATGCCGCCGGTGCGGTTCTGCTTGGGAAAACCACCGTCGGTGCGCTCGCCTATAACGATATTTGGTATGGCGGGGTGACGCGCAATCCATGGAACCTGAATGAAGGCTCAAGCGGATCTTCCGCCGGGTCCGCGTCGGCCACCGCTGCCGGGCTTTGTGCTTTCGCTATCGGCACTGAAACGCTTGGCTCGATCACATCACCCTCTCAGCGCTGTGGGACGACGGGCTTACGCCCGACCTTCGGACGGGTTGCACGCACTGGCGGCATGGCGCTCTGCTGGACACTCGACAAGGTCGGCCCAATCTGCCGCTCGGTCGAAGACACGGCCATGGTCCTTGACGCAATCAATGGCAGCGATATTGGCGATCCCTCCTCTATCGAGGCACCATTCCATTTCGACGCCAATGCCTCGTGGAAAGACCTTCGCGTCGGCTATCTGCCCGACGCGTTCGAAGACGGCGCAACCGAGGTCGATCGGGCCGCTCTTGAGGCCGTGCGTGATCTCGGCGTTGATCTGCGCGAGGTCAGCTTGCCGGACCTGCCTTATGGGGCCCTGATCAACATCCTTTATGCTGAGGCTGCGGCGGCCTTTGAGGAACTGACGCTAGAGAACACCGACGATACGCTGACCTGGCAGGATGACGGGGCCTGGCCCAACACGTTCCGAAAGGCGCGCTTCTTGTCTGCGGTCGATCATGTTCAACTCGACCGGCTCCGCTTACGCGTGATGAAGGCGCTCGACGGCCTCTTCAATGAGATCGACGTGTTGGTTGGACCGTTCATGACCGGCCCGATGCTGGTTGCGTCGAACTTCACCGGGCACCCCTGTTTGCATCTGCGCGCCGGATTTCTTGAGCTTGGAACGCGCGGCAAAGCCAGCCTTGGCGCTGGCAAGCTGAGTGTTGGCGAGGAAGATGTCGACGGCCAGGTTTTCACGGTGCCGCAGGGCATCTCGCTTTGGGGGCGGCTGTTCGAGGAAGGGCCGTTGCTGAACTTCGGCATGGCGCTTGAAACCGCGCTCGGCGTCGCCGAGCGGCGCCCAACCTTTGCGCGCTAACCCAATGTTCCGCCGGTCCTATGCCGGCGCTGCGCATGTGCCACGGGGGCCAAGCTTGCAGCCCCCGGTCAATCCAACCGCTGGACGCATCCAGCGGCAACAGAGGAGATAAAGACAATGAAACGTAGGGAGTTTCTCGCCACAAGCATCATCGCCACGGGTGCGCTTGGATTTGGGTTCGGGCCCGGCCCGCTTCGCGCGCAAGAACCCGTGTCAGGCGGCACGCTGATCTGGGGCCATTCGGAGACCACCCAGAACCTCGACATGCACCAGACCGGCACCGCCTCGACCGCCCGGGTGCTGCAAAACATCCACGACTCCATCGTGACGATCAATTCGGAGATGGAAGTGGTGCCGCAGCTTGCCGAGAGCTTCGAGGTCTCTGAAGACGGGCTGACCTATACGTTCAACCTGCGCGATGGCGTGAAATTCCATGACGGCTCGACGATGACCGCCGAGGATGTGATCTATTCCTTTGAGCGCTGCCGCGACCCTGAGGTCGGCGCGGTCAATTTCGAAGTGTTCAACGATGTTGATGCCTTCGAAGCGCCGGACGATCTGACGGTCGTGATCCGCATGTCACGCCCGAACGCGCCCTTCCTGGCCCGTCTTGCCGAGAATGGGGCCGGTGTGGTCATGCCTGCTGGATCAGGTGACACACAAGGCACCGCCCCAACGGGCGCAGGCGCGTTCCGTTTCATGCGCCGAGAGTTTGGCAATGAAGTGGAACTTGAGCGCTTTGACGAGTACTGGGATGGCCCAGCCTATCTCGACGGCATTCTGGCCCGAGAGATCACCGAACCCACCGTGCGGCTGACCGGGCTGCAGACAGGGGAGTTGCATTTCATCAATGACATCCCGGCCGAACGCGTCGCGCAAGTGGAAGGGGATGCAGATATTCAGGTCGTGACCTGGGCACCCCTGAACTTCGACTTCCTGAATTTCAACCATGATCGGGAGTTGTTCCAAGACCGTCGGGTCCGCCTGGCCTTTGACCTGATGATCGACAAAGAAGCATTGCTTCAAGGCGCGCTCTGGGCGCAAGGCGATACCACCCCAACGCCAAGCTTCCCCAACGATGCGACGCGCAACGGCGATCTGACGCAGCGGGCGCAGGATATCGCGCAGGCGCAGGCCTTGTTGGAAGAGGCCGGATATCCGCCGGGCACGCTGAACGTGGTATTCAAGGTGACCACCAACTACCCCTACCATGTCGACAGCGCGCAGATCATCGCGGAATGGGCGCGGGCGGCGGGCGTCAACATGACGATCGAACAGCTCACTTGGGCCGATTGGCTGAGCCAGGTCTGGGTGGATCGCGACTTTGAGATGACGATGATGAACTTCTTCACCATCTGGGAGCCGGATCGCCTGTACTACAGCCTCTACCACAGCACCGGTGGCTTCAACTATCGCAGCATCAGCGATCCGCTCATTGACGAGTTGACCGAGCAAG includes:
- a CDS encoding TetR/AcrR family transcriptional regulator, which gives rise to MTQTAPRVRAYNIETPDRLLDAAERLFAKQNYQIVTLKEIAADAGANVGQIAYHFGKKETLVRETIQRRASELNRERIVLLEQYEELVGRNNVEVEPLVRALILPYYNKLDGENEQWRHFATFVGRSVWDGTLSSYMSESFDNVAKLYIDAFMRALPELEHSDAIRGFHFLMAIMHAATVQDARVEGLLGMAGSDPSWAAYKEIVVPYISAGFKVIAATSAP
- a CDS encoding amidase; translated protein: MSASLTLADIEGAERLAGLSYTPQERQQMLENLEGQIASAQMRRAVRLENDEPMASRFDPRLPHFVMPTSAGKAQFSDTDGGPLPDDDEDIAFAPMTQLSAWLRQGKLTSRRLTEIYLARIEARNQDLECFATVTPDLALTEADAADSLLGAGEWLGPLHGIPYGLKDLFDTQSIVTGWGAEPFQNRIPESDAVIVQRLHAAGAVLLGKTTVGALAYNDIWYGGVTRNPWNLNEGSSGSSAGSASATAAGLCAFAIGTETLGSITSPSQRCGTTGLRPTFGRVARTGGMALCWTLDKVGPICRSVEDTAMVLDAINGSDIGDPSSIEAPFHFDANASWKDLRVGYLPDAFEDGATEVDRAALEAVRDLGVDLREVSLPDLPYGALINILYAEAAAAFEELTLENTDDTLTWQDDGAWPNTFRKARFLSAVDHVQLDRLRLRVMKALDGLFNEIDVLVGPFMTGPMLVASNFTGHPCLHLRAGFLELGTRGKASLGAGKLSVGEEDVDGQVFTVPQGISLWGRLFEEGPLLNFGMALETALGVAERRPTFAR
- a CDS encoding ABC transporter substrate-binding protein, translated to MKRREFLATSIIATGALGFGFGPGPLRAQEPVSGGTLIWGHSETTQNLDMHQTGTASTARVLQNIHDSIVTINSEMEVVPQLAESFEVSEDGLTYTFNLRDGVKFHDGSTMTAEDVIYSFERCRDPEVGAVNFEVFNDVDAFEAPDDLTVVIRMSRPNAPFLARLAENGAGVVMPAGSGDTQGTAPTGAGAFRFMRREFGNEVELERFDEYWDGPAYLDGILAREITEPTVRLTGLQTGELHFINDIPAERVAQVEGDADIQVVTWAPLNFDFLNFNHDRELFQDRRVRLAFDLMIDKEALLQGALWAQGDTTPTPSFPNDATRNGDLTQRAQDIAQAQALLEEAGYPPGTLNVVFKVTTNYPYHVDSAQIIAEWARAAGVNMTIEQLTWADWLSQVWVDRDFEMTMMNFFTIWEPDRLYYSLYHSTGGFNYRSISDPLIDELTEQARGEVDPAARLDLYRRIQQHLFDEALDVILWYRNGTIGATPEVGGLDTVVHPNGSNLNFHKVWLAS